A genome region from Rathayibacter caricis DSM 15933 includes the following:
- a CDS encoding DUF1579 family protein: MTDEHEALAVFLGDWSATGTAYGADLAGAEWRSVHSARWHSGEQFVVQDERANGPFDTLSFLGWDTERGTYFSWSIENHGFAREYLVTHDGATWTFSGATERATITFSDDGRTQTHHWEFTPNGEWITLCDRVATRVD; the protein is encoded by the coding sequence ATGACTGATGAGCATGAGGCGCTGGCCGTCTTCCTCGGAGACTGGAGCGCCACGGGAACGGCCTACGGCGCGGACCTCGCCGGCGCCGAGTGGCGCAGCGTGCACTCGGCCCGTTGGCACTCGGGCGAGCAGTTCGTCGTTCAGGACGAACGCGCCAACGGCCCGTTCGACACTCTGAGCTTTCTCGGCTGGGATACGGAGCGCGGCACGTACTTCTCGTGGAGCATCGAGAACCACGGATTCGCCCGCGAGTACCTGGTCACCCACGACGGGGCGACCTGGACATTCAGCGGAGCCACCGAACGCGCCACGATCACCTTCAGCGACGACGGCCGCACCCAGACGCACCACTGGGAGTTCACGCCCAATGGAGAGTGGATCACCCTCTGCGATCGAGTCGCTACCCGCGTCGACTGA
- a CDS encoding SGNH/GDSL hydrolase family protein, whose protein sequence is MRKRGMLLLCVATIAALLGTGVAVTAVRAAGYPAFWRDRANELIPADALRLIALGDSSMVGVGTLDPMNGIAGRVARDLEQQTGRPVHITNLAVSGSTTAQMLREQLPQAPLATADIVIVSTPSDMESRVPLDEYRRDVDQLTALLPADRTVISDLPLEPGRDSYQAILTQSTDNASIARADFATVFNGHGRRLDIFSLLPPHLNDRGYNFWSTAFQDPTRRIVRRGPTSG, encoded by the coding sequence ATGAGGAAACGCGGGATGCTTTTGCTCTGCGTCGCGACGATCGCCGCCCTCCTGGGGACGGGCGTCGCTGTGACCGCGGTCCGAGCAGCCGGCTACCCGGCTTTCTGGCGCGACCGCGCGAACGAACTGATACCAGCCGATGCGTTACGGCTTATCGCACTGGGGGACTCCTCAATGGTCGGCGTCGGCACCCTCGACCCCATGAACGGGATCGCCGGACGCGTCGCCCGCGACCTCGAGCAGCAGACCGGGCGCCCGGTGCATATCACGAACCTCGCCGTGAGTGGATCAACGACAGCTCAGATGCTCCGCGAGCAGCTCCCCCAGGCGCCCTTGGCAACCGCCGACATCGTCATCGTGTCCACACCGAGCGACATGGAATCCCGGGTCCCGCTCGATGAATACCGCCGCGACGTCGACCAGCTCACCGCCCTGCTGCCTGCTGATCGGACGGTCATCAGCGATCTTCCCCTCGAACCCGGCCGCGACTCCTACCAGGCCATCCTCACCCAGTCGACAGACAACGCCTCCATCGCCCGAGCCGACTTCGCGACCGTCTTCAACGGGCACGGACGCCGACTCGACATCTTCTCCCTCCTCCCACCCCACCTCAACGACCGCGGCTACAACTTCTGGTCCACCGCATTCCAGGACCCCACCCGCCGCATCGTGCGGCGGGGCCCCACGTCAGGCTGA
- a CDS encoding GAP family protein, protein MSGPLLLAIAGLAVIDAFNPATIVAVTLILLAAPKRPALTALVTVLGAALTVFAAGAALFLGAGAAATAVDGIVQGIRYVAIAGAGLVLVITGIRRFTTRPRRAIALPPWFTPWTALPFGALLTAADLPNAFPYFIAIERLLDARLSPSEGLFVLTGYAVIYCLPCLILLAIGILARKRTHAALSRVATRFGTGDVKASPTAAVILILLGLAIASLPFWALR, encoded by the coding sequence ATGAGCGGCCCGCTGCTCCTCGCGATCGCCGGACTCGCCGTCATCGACGCGTTCAACCCGGCAACGATCGTCGCCGTCACGCTCATCCTGCTCGCCGCACCGAAACGACCAGCGCTGACCGCGCTCGTGACCGTCCTCGGCGCAGCCCTCACCGTCTTCGCAGCCGGCGCCGCCCTCTTCCTCGGAGCAGGGGCCGCGGCCACCGCCGTCGACGGCATCGTGCAAGGCATCCGCTACGTCGCGATCGCCGGTGCCGGACTCGTCCTCGTCATCACGGGCATCCGCCGATTCACGACCCGCCCTCGCAGAGCGATCGCGCTCCCGCCCTGGTTCACGCCGTGGACCGCACTGCCGTTCGGCGCGCTCCTCACCGCCGCCGACCTGCCCAACGCCTTCCCCTACTTCATCGCCATCGAACGACTCCTCGACGCTCGCCTCAGCCCCAGTGAAGGGCTGTTCGTCTTGACCGGATACGCGGTGATCTACTGCCTGCCCTGCCTGATCCTCCTGGCCATCGGGATCCTCGCCCGCAAGCGCACACACGCAGCGCTCTCCCGCGTCGCCACCCGGTTCGGCACAGGCGACGTGAAAGCATCCCCGACCGCAGCCGTCATCCTGATCCTGCTCGGCCTGGCCATCGCGTCGCTGCCCTTCTGGGCGCTGCGCTGA
- a CDS encoding alpha/beta hydrolase fold domain-containing protein, protein MVLQLHGGGFLNRYPEQDRHIARYLASRLGAVVVLPDYSTAPGAQYPDAEEEMDDVARWVGASGRTHGWDGSRLLLSGISAGSKLAINICQQIHTNGGVRPLAVSLIVPVTDMSRTDRTSPARRPVISPFVQRLVAWAYVPDVTRRREALASPRYDPSVPLAMPPTLIQTAEYDTLATEGRELALSLRAAGVPVVHKTYAEADHGFYSQKPVSRVDEMLGEIVDFFAERLTHSRVAGPPPA, encoded by the coding sequence GTGGTCCTGCAGCTGCACGGCGGCGGGTTCCTCAACCGGTACCCGGAGCAGGACCGCCATATCGCTCGTTATCTCGCGTCGCGACTCGGGGCGGTGGTCGTGCTGCCGGACTACTCCACCGCACCAGGAGCGCAGTACCCCGACGCGGAGGAGGAGATGGACGACGTCGCACGCTGGGTAGGAGCCTCCGGGCGGACGCACGGATGGGACGGGTCGCGTCTGCTGCTCTCCGGGATCAGTGCGGGCTCGAAGCTCGCGATCAACATCTGCCAGCAGATCCACACGAACGGAGGCGTTCGACCGCTCGCCGTCTCGCTGATCGTCCCCGTCACGGACATGAGCCGGACGGACCGCACCTCCCCGGCACGACGACCCGTGATCAGTCCCTTCGTCCAGCGGCTGGTGGCCTGGGCGTACGTCCCGGACGTGACGAGGCGTCGGGAGGCACTGGCATCACCGCGATACGACCCCTCGGTGCCTCTCGCCATGCCGCCGACCCTCATCCAGACTGCTGAGTACGACACGCTCGCCACCGAGGGCCGCGAGCTGGCGCTCTCCCTGCGAGCCGCGGGAGTCCCCGTCGTCCACAAGACCTACGCCGAAGCGGACCACGGCTTCTACTCCCAGAAGCCAGTATCCCGGGTCGACGAGATGCTGGGTGAGATCGTGGACTTCTTCGCGGAGCGTCTCACACACTCCCGGGTAGCAGGACCGCCTCCGGCGTAG
- a CDS encoding TetR/AcrR family transcriptional regulator — protein sequence MDRKTLILDAARKLTLERGVVPSLNETAATAGVSKGGLVHHFPTRAALVQGLAVAALEEVDAAMVAAAASRRAAETWLRIAVPTGEDVALFRALAIAHRAVESPGDDVAAASREATARWEAIIQDETGNAMQARIIRLIGDGLSANIIAGIEPAPTEAELDALLEALLGPSGRNRR from the coding sequence ATGGACCGCAAAACACTCATCCTCGACGCCGCCCGCAAGCTCACACTGGAACGCGGCGTCGTCCCATCGCTGAACGAGACGGCGGCGACAGCCGGCGTCTCCAAAGGCGGTCTGGTGCACCACTTCCCCACCCGCGCGGCCCTCGTGCAGGGGCTGGCCGTCGCCGCGCTCGAAGAGGTCGACGCCGCGATGGTTGCGGCGGCAGCCTCGCGCCGCGCGGCGGAGACATGGCTGCGGATCGCGGTCCCGACCGGCGAGGACGTCGCCCTGTTCCGTGCCCTGGCGATCGCTCATCGCGCGGTCGAGTCGCCGGGCGATGATGTGGCTGCCGCTTCGCGTGAGGCGACTGCGCGGTGGGAGGCGATCATTCAAGACGAGACGGGCAATGCGATGCAGGCGCGGATCATCCGCCTCATCGGAGACGGGCTCTCCGCGAACATCATCGCCGGCATCGAGCCGGCGCCCACGGAGGCGGAGCTCGACGCCTTGCTCGAAGCCCTCCTCGGCCCCTCCGGACGGAACCGGCGATGA
- a CDS encoding MarR family transcriptional regulator translates to MTTPRKQMLEALRWYAVSYQDSAHQLARWLDLPTTDGTALGEILWAEDEDSPLSPGRLSSRIGLTSGATNALVNRLERQGLVARSRESGDRRIVTLRATEAARERAAPFLRSSQISLEAALDEYDDRTLETVSTVLTRFAAVLPVRPGRRDRRRRSSRRAGRSPN, encoded by the coding sequence ATGACGACGCCGAGGAAGCAGATGCTCGAGGCTCTGCGGTGGTACGCGGTAAGCTACCAGGACTCCGCTCATCAGCTGGCGCGCTGGCTGGACCTGCCGACGACCGACGGGACGGCGCTCGGCGAGATCCTCTGGGCCGAGGACGAGGACAGCCCGCTCTCGCCCGGCCGGCTGTCCTCGCGCATCGGCCTCACCTCCGGTGCGACCAACGCGCTCGTGAACCGGCTCGAGCGGCAGGGCCTCGTCGCCCGGAGTCGCGAGAGCGGCGACCGCCGCATCGTGACACTGCGGGCGACCGAGGCGGCACGAGAGCGCGCAGCCCCGTTCCTCCGCTCCTCGCAGATCTCGCTCGAGGCGGCACTCGACGAGTACGACGACCGGACGCTCGAGACAGTGAGCACCGTCTTGACCCGCTTCGCCGCCGTGCTCCCCGTGCGTCCAGGCAGGAGAGACCGCCGCCGCCGGAGCAGCCGTCGCGCTGGTCGATCCCCGAACTGA
- a CDS encoding YciI family protein has product MKVMLLMRSDGSYAGGDAAEDYAAWADYEASLKADGVFVESAQFADAAGGTSVGTDLAKADQEGGASSPSQMEGHSTLVGYYVLDCPDRDDALPYARRAPLYGSVEVYELAQH; this is encoded by the coding sequence ATGAAGGTCATGCTTTTGATGCGGTCCGACGGCAGCTACGCCGGAGGCGATGCCGCCGAGGACTACGCGGCATGGGCGGACTACGAGGCGTCACTGAAGGCGGACGGTGTTTTCGTTGAATCGGCCCAGTTCGCTGATGCCGCCGGTGGCACCTCCGTCGGGACCGATCTGGCCAAAGCGGATCAGGAGGGCGGCGCTTCATCCCCTTCCCAGATGGAGGGGCATTCCACGCTCGTCGGGTACTACGTGCTGGATTGTCCGGATCGGGACGACGCACTCCCTTACGCCCGCCGCGCCCCCCTCTACGGCTCGGTCGAGGTGTACGAACTGGCACAGCACTGA